One Micromonospora eburnea genomic region harbors:
- a CDS encoding MATE family efflux transporter gives MSQTTAPATDAASPRRIAALALPALVVLAAEPLYVLVDTAVVGHLGRVPLAALAVGGTVLTLTAWLGTVVAYGTTGRSARRFGSGDRAAAVAEGVQASWLALAAGVLVALAIQVGGGWLARTLVGGSGEVADAAADWLRIAALGAPGLLLAAAGNGWLRGVQDTRRPLLFVLAPNLLSALLCPLLVYPVGLGLVGSAVANAVAQTISGGLFAAALVRERISLRPRPRLIRQQLVLSRDLLIRGVAFQASFLSATAVAARFGAAAVGAHQIAVQLWFFTALVLDALAIAAQALIGAALGAGDAVGARALARRIALLGGACGVAFAVLIAAGAGLVPSWFSSDPQVREQAMVAWPWFVALQPIGGVVFALDGVLIGAGDVRYLRNVTIAAALGGFLPAIWLAYGLDLGLGGIWAGLTLFVALRLAALLLRLRSGGWAVVGAVR, from the coding sequence ATGAGTCAGACCACCGCACCCGCCACCGATGCCGCGTCGCCACGCCGGATCGCCGCGCTCGCCCTGCCGGCACTCGTGGTGCTCGCCGCCGAACCGCTCTACGTCCTCGTCGACACGGCGGTGGTCGGCCACCTGGGTCGCGTCCCGCTCGCCGCGCTCGCCGTCGGCGGCACGGTCCTGACCCTGACCGCCTGGCTCGGCACCGTCGTCGCGTACGGGACCACGGGGCGGTCCGCCCGGCGGTTCGGTTCCGGGGATCGGGCCGCGGCGGTGGCCGAGGGGGTCCAGGCGTCCTGGCTCGCCTTGGCCGCCGGTGTGCTGGTGGCGCTCGCCATCCAGGTCGGCGGCGGGTGGCTGGCGCGTACCCTCGTCGGCGGTTCCGGTGAGGTGGCCGACGCCGCCGCGGACTGGCTGCGGATCGCGGCGCTCGGCGCGCCTGGCCTGCTGCTGGCCGCCGCCGGCAACGGCTGGCTGCGCGGTGTCCAGGACACCCGCCGGCCGTTGCTCTTCGTGCTCGCCCCCAACCTGCTCTCCGCGCTGCTCTGCCCGTTGCTGGTCTATCCGGTCGGGCTCGGCCTGGTCGGCTCGGCGGTGGCGAACGCGGTCGCGCAGACCATCTCCGGCGGCCTCTTCGCGGCGGCGCTGGTACGCGAGCGGATCTCCCTGCGTCCCCGGCCACGGCTGATCCGCCAGCAGCTCGTGCTCAGTCGTGACCTGCTCATCCGCGGGGTCGCCTTTCAGGCGAGCTTCCTGTCCGCCACCGCCGTCGCCGCCCGGTTCGGCGCCGCCGCGGTCGGCGCCCACCAGATCGCCGTACAGCTGTGGTTCTTCACGGCGCTGGTGCTGGACGCCCTCGCGATCGCCGCGCAGGCGCTGATCGGCGCGGCGCTCGGCGCCGGCGACGCCGTCGGCGCCCGCGCCCTGGCCCGCCGGATCGCGCTGCTCGGCGGGGCCTGCGGGGTGGCCTTCGCGGTGCTCATCGCCGCCGGCGCCGGCCTGGTGCCGTCCTGGTTCAGCTCCGACCCGCAGGTACGCGAGCAGGCGATGGTCGCCTGGCCGTGGTTCGTCGCGCTTCAGCCGATCGGCGGGGTGGTCTTCGCCCTCGACGGGGTGCTGATCGGCGCCGGGGATGTCCGCTACCTGCGCAACGTCACCATCGCGGCGGCGCTGGGCGGCTTCCTGCCGGCCATCTGGCTGGCCTACGGGCTCGATCTCGGGCTGGGCGGGATCTGGGCCGGCCTGACGCTGTTCGTGGCGCTCCGCCTGGCCGCCCTGCTGCTGCGGCTGCGCTCCGGCGGCTGGGCGGTGGTCGGCGCGGTCCGCTGA
- the truB gene encoding tRNA pseudouridine(55) synthase TruB codes for MSTDGLIVVDKPGGMTSHDVVARIRRLARTRRVGHGGTLDPMATGVLVIGVGRATRLLTYVIGAGKSYAATIRLGQATVTDDAEGDVIATTAAGTVTDDAIRAALAAQTGEIDQVPSAVSAIKINGQRAYKRVREGESVELPARRVTISRLDVLAVRRDTPDVVDVDVDVTCSSGTYIRAIARDAGLALGVGGHLTALRRTAVGGFTLAEAATLDTLEQRAPDVVNLPLAEAADRFFPRRDATADEAKVLAHGGPLDPAGIAGPYAVFGPDGGLIAIVSERDGRARAEIVLAPA; via the coding sequence GTGAGCACAGACGGTCTGATCGTGGTCGACAAGCCCGGCGGGATGACGTCACACGACGTGGTGGCGCGGATCCGGCGGCTGGCGCGTACCCGGCGGGTGGGGCACGGCGGCACGCTGGACCCGATGGCCACCGGCGTGCTGGTGATCGGGGTGGGCCGGGCCACCCGACTGCTCACCTACGTGATCGGCGCGGGCAAGAGCTACGCCGCGACGATCCGGCTCGGCCAGGCCACCGTCACCGACGACGCCGAGGGTGACGTGATCGCCACCACCGCGGCCGGCACGGTCACCGACGACGCGATCCGTGCCGCGCTCGCCGCCCAGACCGGCGAGATCGACCAGGTGCCCAGTGCGGTCAGCGCCATCAAGATCAATGGCCAGCGGGCGTACAAGCGGGTCCGCGAGGGGGAGAGCGTCGAGCTGCCCGCCCGGCGGGTCACCATCTCCCGGCTGGACGTCCTGGCGGTCCGCCGGGACACCCCGGACGTGGTCGACGTGGACGTGGACGTGACCTGCTCCTCCGGGACGTACATCCGGGCCATCGCCCGGGACGCGGGCCTGGCGCTCGGGGTCGGCGGCCACCTGACCGCGCTGCGCCGCACCGCCGTGGGCGGCTTCACCCTGGCCGAGGCGGCCACCCTCGACACGCTGGAGCAACGCGCCCCCGACGTGGTCAACCTGCCGCTGGCCGAGGCCGCCGACCGGTTCTTCCCGCGTCGGGACGCCACCGCCGACGAGGCGAAGGTCCTCGCCCACGGCGGCCCGCTCGACCCGGCCGGCATCGCCGGCCCGTACGCCGTGTTCGGGCCGGACGGCGGGTTGATCGCTATCGTCAGCGAGCGGGACGGGCGGGCCCGCGCGGAGATCGTGCTGGCCCCGGCCTGA
- a CDS encoding bifunctional riboflavin kinase/FAD synthetase, translating into MQRWRGYEAAPGGWGRSVVTIGVFDGVHKGHQATIGHAVAHARELGVKSVVVTFDPHPAEVVRPGSHPAVLTEPARKAELVEALGVDVLCVVPFTPEFSRLPAEAFVHDILVEHLHAAEVVVGDNFRFGHKAAGDVALLERLGRTFGFGVEGAPLVAEAGTVFSSTYIRSCVDAGDVAAAAVALGRPHRVEGVVVRGDQRGRELGYPTANLLTHRYAAVPADGVYAARLVRRGREPLAAAVSIGTNPTFSGRERRVEAYVLDFTGDLYGERLALDFVAHLREQRTYDSIEPLLAQIAEDVERTRQALG; encoded by the coding sequence ATGCAGCGGTGGCGAGGGTACGAGGCGGCACCCGGGGGCTGGGGGCGCTCGGTGGTCACCATCGGCGTCTTCGACGGGGTGCACAAGGGGCACCAGGCCACCATCGGCCACGCCGTGGCGCACGCCCGTGAGCTGGGGGTCAAGTCGGTGGTGGTGACCTTCGACCCGCACCCGGCCGAGGTGGTGCGCCCCGGCTCGCACCCCGCGGTGCTCACCGAACCGGCCCGCAAGGCGGAACTGGTCGAGGCGCTCGGTGTCGACGTGCTCTGCGTGGTGCCGTTCACCCCGGAGTTCTCCCGGCTGCCGGCCGAGGCGTTCGTGCACGACATCCTGGTCGAGCACCTGCACGCCGCCGAGGTGGTGGTCGGCGACAACTTCCGGTTCGGGCACAAGGCGGCCGGCGACGTGGCCCTGCTGGAACGGCTGGGCCGCACCTTCGGCTTCGGGGTGGAGGGCGCGCCGCTGGTGGCCGAGGCGGGGACGGTCTTCTCCTCCACGTACATCCGGTCCTGCGTCGACGCGGGCGACGTGGCCGCGGCGGCCGTCGCGCTCGGGCGCCCGCACCGGGTCGAGGGCGTGGTGGTCCGCGGTGACCAGCGCGGACGCGAGCTGGGCTACCCGACCGCCAACCTGCTGACCCACCGGTACGCGGCGGTCCCGGCCGACGGGGTGTACGCCGCCCGGCTGGTACGTCGCGGGCGGGAGCCGCTCGCGGCGGCCGTCTCCATCGGCACCAACCCGACCTTCTCCGGACGGGAGCGCCGGGTGGAGGCGTACGTGCTCGACTTCACCGGTGACCTGTACGGCGAGCGGCTGGCCCTGGACTTCGTGGCGCACCTGCGGGAACAACGGACGTACGACTCGATCGAGCCGTTGCTGGCCCAGATCGCCGAGGACGTCGAGCGGACCCGCCAGGCGCTCGGCTGA
- the rpsO gene encoding 30S ribosomal protein S15, translated as MALDQEAKAKIRAEYATAEGDTGSPEVQVAVLTKRIAELTEHLKVHKHDHHSRRGLLLLVGRRRRLLNYVQKKDINRYRSLIERLGLRR; from the coding sequence ATGGCGCTCGACCAGGAAGCCAAGGCCAAGATCCGCGCGGAGTACGCGACCGCCGAGGGCGACACCGGTTCGCCCGAGGTGCAGGTCGCGGTCCTCACCAAGCGGATCGCCGAGCTCACCGAGCACCTGAAGGTGCACAAGCACGACCACCACAGCCGCCGCGGGCTGCTGCTGCTGGTCGGCCGTCGCCGTCGGCTGCTCAACTACGTCCAGAAGAAGGACATCAACCGCTACCGGTCGCTCATCGAGCGGCTCGGCCTGCGCCGGTGA
- a CDS encoding polyribonucleotide nucleotidyltransferase produces the protein MTENRLGNESRTATIDNGAFGTREVTFSTGRLARQAAGSVIAQLGETVVLSATTASKQPREQFDFFPLTVDVEERMYAAGRIPGSFFRREGRPSEDAILTCRLIDRPLRPSFVKGLRNEVQVVETVLALDPQHPYDVVAINAASMSTKLSGLPFSGPIGATRMAHVDGQWVAFPTYEELERATFDMVVAGRALPDGDVAIMMVEAEATEHTVKLVAGGATAPTEEVVASGLEAAKPAIRELCRAQSELAEVAAKPVAEFPIFLDYLDDAYEAVAEVARAEVAEALKIAGKHDREEALDRVKAKVVEELGARFEGREKELSAAFRSLTKSEVRSRVLREQVRIDGRGPRDIRPLSAEVGVLPRVHGSALFERGETQILGVTTLNMLRMEQSLDTLSPEKSKRYMHNYNFPPYSTGETGRVGSPKRREIGHGALAERALIPVLPSREEFPYAIRQVSEALGSNGSTSMGSVCASTLGLLSAGVPLKAPVAGIAMGLISDEVEGKTRYVTLTDILGAEDAFGDMDFKVAGTREFVTALQLDTKLDGIPSDVLAAALQQAHEARQTILDVMQRAIEAPAEMSDYAPRVTTVKIPVDKIGMVIGPKGQTINAIQDETGAEISIEDDGTIYVGATNGPSAQAAVERINAIANPTLPKVGDRFLGTVVKTAAFGAFISLLPGRDGLLHISKVGDGKRVEKVEDFLNVGDKVEVEIADIDQRGKIYLDKVRPEGAEAPAADEGAAERPAGRDRGDRGPRDRGDRERGSRGPERGEGGEGGEGGGESRPRRRTRHS, from the coding sequence ATGACCGAGAACCGACTCGGCAACGAATCGCGCACCGCAACGATCGACAACGGGGCCTTCGGCACCCGTGAGGTCACCTTCTCCACCGGCCGGCTGGCCCGCCAGGCCGCCGGCTCCGTCATCGCCCAGCTCGGCGAGACGGTCGTCCTCTCCGCCACCACGGCCAGCAAGCAGCCGCGGGAGCAGTTCGACTTCTTCCCGCTGACCGTGGACGTCGAGGAGCGGATGTACGCCGCGGGCCGCATCCCCGGCTCGTTCTTCCGCCGTGAGGGCCGGCCCAGCGAGGACGCTATCCTCACCTGCCGGCTGATCGACCGGCCGCTGCGCCCGTCCTTCGTCAAGGGCCTGCGCAACGAGGTCCAGGTCGTCGAGACCGTCCTCGCGCTCGACCCGCAGCACCCGTACGACGTCGTGGCCATCAACGCCGCCTCGATGTCGACCAAGCTCTCCGGCCTGCCGTTCTCCGGCCCGATCGGGGCCACCCGGATGGCGCACGTCGACGGCCAGTGGGTCGCCTTCCCGACGTACGAGGAGCTGGAGCGGGCCACCTTCGACATGGTGGTGGCCGGCCGGGCCCTGCCGGACGGCGACGTCGCGATCATGATGGTCGAGGCCGAGGCCACCGAGCACACCGTGAAGCTGGTCGCCGGCGGGGCCACCGCCCCGACCGAGGAGGTCGTCGCCAGCGGCCTGGAGGCCGCCAAGCCGGCCATCCGGGAGCTGTGCCGGGCGCAGAGCGAGCTGGCCGAGGTGGCCGCCAAGCCGGTCGCCGAGTTCCCGATCTTCCTGGACTACCTGGACGACGCGTACGAGGCGGTCGCCGAGGTGGCCCGCGCCGAGGTCGCCGAGGCCCTGAAGATCGCCGGCAAGCACGACCGCGAGGAGGCCCTCGACCGGGTCAAGGCCAAGGTCGTCGAGGAGCTCGGCGCACGCTTCGAGGGCCGGGAGAAGGAGCTGTCCGCGGCGTTCCGGTCGCTGACCAAGTCCGAGGTCCGCAGCCGGGTGCTGCGCGAGCAGGTCCGCATCGACGGCCGTGGCCCGCGCGACATCCGTCCGCTGAGCGCCGAGGTCGGCGTGCTGCCGCGGGTGCACGGCTCGGCGCTCTTCGAGCGCGGCGAGACCCAGATCCTGGGCGTCACCACGCTGAACATGCTGCGCATGGAGCAGTCGCTGGACACCCTCTCCCCGGAGAAGTCCAAGCGCTACATGCACAACTACAACTTCCCGCCGTACTCGACGGGTGAGACCGGCCGGGTCGGTTCGCCGAAGCGGCGCGAGATCGGTCACGGCGCCCTCGCGGAGCGGGCGCTCATCCCGGTGCTTCCGTCGCGCGAGGAGTTCCCGTACGCGATCCGGCAGGTCTCCGAGGCGCTGGGCTCCAACGGCTCCACCTCGATGGGCTCGGTCTGCGCCTCGACGCTGGGCCTGCTGTCGGCCGGTGTGCCGCTGAAGGCCCCGGTCGCCGGCATCGCCATGGGCCTCATCTCCGACGAGGTCGAGGGCAAGACCCGGTACGTGACGCTGACCGACATCCTCGGCGCCGAGGACGCGTTCGGCGACATGGACTTCAAGGTCGCCGGCACCCGGGAGTTCGTCACCGCGCTCCAGCTCGACACCAAGCTCGACGGCATCCCGTCGGACGTGCTGGCCGCCGCGCTCCAGCAGGCGCACGAGGCCCGGCAGACCATCCTCGACGTGATGCAGCGGGCCATCGAGGCCCCGGCCGAGATGTCGGACTACGCGCCGCGGGTCACCACTGTCAAGATCCCGGTCGACAAGATCGGCATGGTGATCGGCCCGAAGGGCCAGACCATCAACGCCATCCAGGACGAGACCGGCGCCGAGATCTCCATCGAGGACGACGGCACCATCTACGTCGGCGCGACCAACGGCCCGTCGGCCCAGGCCGCGGTCGAGCGGATCAACGCGATCGCCAACCCGACCCTGCCGAAGGTCGGCGACCGGTTCCTCGGCACCGTGGTGAAGACCGCCGCGTTCGGTGCCTTCATCTCGCTGCTTCCGGGCCGCGACGGCCTGCTGCACATCTCCAAGGTGGGCGACGGCAAGCGGGTCGAGAAGGTCGAGGACTTCCTCAACGTCGGCGACAAGGTCGAGGTGGAGATCGCCGACATCGACCAGCGCGGCAAGATCTACCTGGACAAGGTCCGCCCGGAGGGCGCCGAGGCGCCGGCCGCCGATGAGGGCGCCGCCGAGCGTCCGGCCGGCCGGGACCGGGGCGACCGTGGCCCGCGCGACCGGGGCGACCGCGAGCGCGGCAGCCGTGGCCCGGAGCGGGGCGAGGGCGGCGAGGGCGGCGAGGGCGGCGGCGAGTCCCGCCCGCGTCGCCGGACCCGGCACAGCTGA
- a CDS encoding M16 family metallopeptidase, whose product MAPPGAVRHASGSTRSAGGSTRAVTRTLSDDPLGGTVRRTVLPSGLRVLTEAIPAMRSVSFGIWVAVGSRDETGPQGGAAHFLEHLLFKGTHKRSALDISSAIEAVGGETNAFTTKEYTCYYARVLDEDLPLAIDVMCDLVADSVLNDADVETERGVILEEIAMHDDEPGDEVHDLFARAVYGDHPLGRLISGTEETVTPMTRRQIQSFYRRRYTPPQIVIAAAGNLDHAAVVKLVRQALRGTPLDTDPAVPAPHRPAAPAVRTKPAATLVEPKETEQAHVILGCPGIDRTDERRFALGVLNNVLGGGMSSRLFQEIREQRGLAYSVYSYASQYADSGLFAVYAGCAPGKVDEVLELTRAELRRVAAEGITEAELARGKGMSKGSFVLGLEDTGSRMSRLAKGELLYGDLMPVDELLARVDAVTLDDVNGLAADLLGRPMSLAVVGPFDRSAFTA is encoded by the coding sequence GTGGCACCGCCCGGTGCCGTCCGGCACGCCTCCGGGAGCACCCGGTCCGCCGGCGGCTCGACCCGCGCGGTCACCCGTACGCTCAGTGACGACCCGCTGGGCGGGACCGTACGCCGTACCGTGCTGCCCAGCGGGCTGCGCGTGCTCACCGAGGCGATCCCGGCGATGCGCAGCGTCTCGTTCGGCATCTGGGTGGCCGTCGGCTCCCGCGACGAGACGGGCCCGCAGGGCGGCGCGGCGCACTTCCTGGAGCACCTGCTCTTCAAGGGCACCCACAAGCGCAGCGCGCTGGACATCTCCTCGGCGATCGAGGCGGTGGGCGGCGAGACCAACGCCTTCACCACCAAGGAATACACCTGCTACTACGCCCGCGTGCTGGACGAGGACCTGCCGCTGGCCATCGACGTCATGTGCGACCTGGTCGCCGACTCGGTGCTCAACGACGCCGACGTGGAGACCGAGCGTGGCGTGATCCTCGAAGAGATCGCCATGCACGACGACGAGCCGGGCGACGAGGTGCACGATCTGTTCGCCCGCGCCGTCTACGGCGATCACCCCCTCGGCCGGCTGATCTCCGGTACCGAGGAGACGGTCACCCCGATGACCCGCCGGCAGATCCAGAGCTTCTACCGCCGCCGGTACACCCCGCCGCAGATCGTCATCGCCGCCGCCGGCAATCTCGACCACGCCGCCGTGGTCAAGCTGGTCCGGCAGGCGTTGCGCGGCACCCCGCTGGACACCGATCCGGCGGTGCCGGCCCCGCACCGCCCGGCCGCCCCGGCGGTACGCACCAAGCCGGCCGCCACCCTGGTCGAGCCGAAGGAGACCGAACAGGCCCACGTGATCCTCGGGTGTCCCGGCATCGACCGCACCGACGAGCGGCGTTTCGCCCTCGGGGTGCTCAACAACGTCCTCGGCGGCGGCATGTCGAGCCGGCTGTTCCAGGAGATCCGCGAGCAGCGCGGCCTGGCGTACTCGGTCTACTCCTACGCCAGCCAGTACGCCGACAGCGGCCTGTTCGCCGTCTACGCCGGCTGCGCGCCGGGCAAGGTGGACGAGGTGCTGGAGCTGACCCGGGCGGAGCTGCGCCGGGTGGCCGCCGAGGGGATCACCGAGGCCGAGCTGGCCCGGGGCAAGGGGATGAGCAAGGGCTCGTTCGTCCTCGGCCTGGAGGACACCGGATCGCGGATGAGCCGACTGGCCAAGGGTGAGCTGCTCTACGGCGACCTGATGCCGGTGGACGAGCTGCTGGCCCGGGTCGACGCGGTGACCCTGGACGACGTGAACG